aacctgcaggaacaccagcgagttcacaccagtgagagaccctttaaatgctccgactgtgggagtgaattcaaaaggtctcaggatctgagggaccaccagcacattcacaccgaggagagaccattcagctgctctcactgcacaaagaggtttcgaacatcatcccacctgcagagacaccagcgaattcacactggggagaaaccattcacctgctgtgtgtgtgggaagggattcatcgaTTCATTCAACCTGCGGGAACACCAGCGAACTCtcattggggagaggccatttatctgctgtgtgtgtggaaagggattcacccgggcatccagcctgctgacacaccagcgggttcacaccggggaggggctgtttacctgctctcactgtgggaagggattcactcagttatccagactGCAGGTACACgttcgagttcacactggggagagaccattcacctgctctgtgtgtggaaagggattcactcagtcaacatccctgcagagacaccagcgagttcacaagtgatgacaggggttggattctgctgttattgctgctgttaatcacatccaggactgaaccatgttcattctgacagttgatgaagcgggagggtcggagggtttctttctgctggactggccggtcgcacaactttgcttccaatgggctgatgctctttgagcctgggagagcacatttccactgaaatgatccacaaaagctgatgaaggacatttatttttctgggatagtaaatagtgtttttccgaccactacaggtagatcaaaaataaatacagaaagaactggaaaaacgcagcaggtctggcagcatctgtggagagagaaacagagttaatgtttcacgtccaatgaaactctacttcagaactaaagagagggagaaatgtgatgggtttgatgctggtgagaaaggggggagggtcaggtagaacaaaagggaaagtcagggattggttagagggtgggtgagattaaatgacaaaaatatcCCGGAACccaaggcaaagggagaggtaatggttgtggtaaagaaacaaagcattggccCAGAGTAAGTGTTAttggcagaataaaggacagctctgtctggaagcaaaaaacatgaaaacaaggtgtagactggcactcggcaaaaaacaacaaatcaaaatggaggagagagttcagggtgtgaagttgttgaactcaatgttgagtccagaaggctgtaaagtgcctcatcggaagatgaggggctgtttgtccagcttgtgttgggcttctccggaacattgcagcaggccgaggacagaaatgtgagcgtgagagcaaggtggtgaattctaatggcaagcaagcggaaggtcagggtcatgcttgtggactgagcggaggtgttccacaaagagggcagggaacaggctacagatgaattcaagagaaaccatttgtgtccagaacattgtgaagatccttttactctggttgtctttgatcctcaagtcattttctgtttgttttaaccatgttctgtttcattaatagacttttatcagtaaaaatatttgatttttctggacttttcctgatgagattgatgcactttagggaaagtgggtgagaggtgtGGGCAggttctttaacagaaagtgagtccctctaaggtaattggcaaaggagccagagggggagatgagattttattttttgacacagtgagttgttctgatctgcctgaaagcagattcaatagtttacctccaaagggtaaagacttgagTGGGAAGAATTTGGGGAAAAAACAGTGCAGTTGGATGAATCAGAGAGTTCTTTCAAAGAGATAACAGGaggacgatgggctgaatggagtcCTCCTGTAGCCTGTCAATCTCATCCTCCAGCTTTTGTGCGTGTTAAAAGGGGCAGATTTcattgcagcctcttccctgtatatgtatttaaagagacgagtttctctttagctctgagtgaccgatataacaattggttggaggcccatttctcactcagtcctccagcaccttcctgtctctcgatTACTGCAACATACATTGCAGTTttccaactggggcgcaggcctcattattctcagctaaattcagccctcagctccgtcgcctggctgtcattgacacaagcaatagagagacagaaaggtgccccaggctcaaatgggaagtcaaaaCACAGGGCTTTGAATGAATTATTAGGATCTCTGTAATGATCAATAATTTAAAGAAATGAATTCTAAACTCAATGAGTAAATCAAAGAATCAcatgacaaaacttcaagttttatGACTTCTcctccaacaaactggaagcaacaatgactaAACACTTTTTTGTCGGGAACATAACCCTTAAACTGTAAAAttgaactttgcccttttactcttaacaccatcaAATGTCCCACTCAATGGGGATATTTTATTCCATCTTGGAATGTTGACACTCAATTCTCCAAGAATGAGTCCAAGGTGATTTTTCACTCCCCAAgagtttatttccattgttttccttttccaatctggcaacctttaatcccagagctgtccttcacagtgatggttctcctggacattttcccactaacacaagcaaggtgaatcttccagccttgtttcacaattctcagaaatttgtgaccaacattcgacattggagcagaagttggccatttggccctttgagtctgctccaccatttatttagatcatggctgatctgtttgtgttgtgttgtgggaaatttaccacttcggagtcagacttggaggttcaacaaaacagttttatttcggacaaagctttgggagaaagcactggtactccgcagtacttggcagcgaccttctcaactacacaatggtagttgaccaTCTTTATATCTTTTAGACAATAgatagtacggacattagccgttaatacatcgttacaagttgagtaggcaGATACGGACATcaacagttaacacatcgttacaagcagacaggtacggacatggacagttaacacatcattatacatagaatggatacatttatgcagttatgtcctctatcaatgactggtttcgacatatacatttatgtatttatgtctccATCGGTGGCTGATCTCGTtatatttatgcatttatgtccccatcagtggcggatcttattatcaaactcattgttctgggtctgctcttatctcaagTCTTAAAGTGCTCCAggtctgaccagcttcctgcagcaattcagatactgcaggttttaactctttgtgtaactgtctgtgcccaaagccagtgccttttaatgtcccttcccagagtccattttgtgtgccaggtaaccattttgtgtccatcattttaatttcaccataacagtTGCGTTCCACATTCTTGTTCCACACCCGATATTTTAGATTCCCTTATCCAACAACAGTtggtataaaggcaaaattctgctgttgttggaatgtgaaacaaaaacagaaaatgctggacaatctcaacaagtctgacatcatctgtaaagagagaatagagacagcattttgagtcaggatgactctttgtcagaggtgaagacaaggaaaatcggacaaactttatcctgtgagggtcaagaattgggaagcaatctattaaacctcctctgaaccaccctcaatgcatttgtatcatttcataaataggagacaaagctgcaccgagtgttcaagatgcagtctcagaaacgccctgtataactgaagcagaacatctttactccgatgttcaatttctctcgtaataaaggataacattccatttgtcagaactttgatttatttgaactaagatttatgggggttctcttgtttacaataacctccctaatcgtaaatcacaccaggttccagtgtctcaaccatatggcaagaaagaatggtgaattcagaaagtttattaatcattaaaaatgtaacaagtcagaacgaTA
This region of Mustelus asterias unplaced genomic scaffold, sMusAst1.hap1.1 HAP1_SCAFFOLD_753, whole genome shotgun sequence genomic DNA includes:
- the LOC144487360 gene encoding uncharacterized protein LOC144487360; this translates as MGFTYFSKLLNHKVTHTNERPFKCSDCGSSFKRAQELLRHERIHTEEKPFSCSQCSKRFRSTSNLQEHQRVHTSERPFKCSDCGSEFKRSQDLRDHQHIHTEERPFSCSHCTKRFRTSSHLQRHQRIHTGEKPFTCCVCGKGFIDSFNLREHQRTLIGERPCSHCGKGFTQLSRLQVHVRVHTGERPFTCSVCGKGFTQSTSLQRHQRVHK